Proteins from one Natrinema salinisoli genomic window:
- the pepF gene encoding oligoendopeptidase F has protein sequence MSSVSERSEIDAEYKWDLESIYATDDDWEDAYEAVAERVDELEAYEGRATESAETLLETLELRDEIMREVSTVAAYARMRRDEDTTNQEYQALTARSQSLAADARSAASFIDPEIQTLTREEFDAMVEEVSALETYDHYVDDVLRMKPHTRSAEVEELLADLSEVTGATGEVYQMLSNADMAFPTVEDPQGESVEITQSNFTNLLKRPDRDFRQRVYEGYFDEWESVRNTVAASYKNSVKADVKTARARNYDTAREAALDGPNVPAAVYDTLVDTVHDNIDKLHHHAELKRQALDVDELQMWDLYMPLTGDEGPDLEYDRATEHVVEALAPLGEEYQSRVAEGLDSQWVDVYENEGKQSGAYSGGTYDTQPFILLNYQQDISSMYTLAHELGHSMHSELTKDEQPYIYSNYEIFVAEVASTVNEALLTNHLLETVDDPEFRKHVLNEFLERVRSTLYRQTLFAEFEHEAHRLEEDGEPLTADRLDDLYRGLKEDYYEPAAIDDRIAREWMRIPHFYRAFYVYQYATGISAALAIVDDVLENGQPAAEDYLDFLRRGSREYPLELLRIAGVDMSSSEPIDRPLETYGDRLSEFEALLD, from the coding sequence ATGAGTTCGGTATCCGAACGCTCGGAGATAGACGCCGAGTACAAGTGGGACCTCGAGAGCATCTACGCGACCGACGACGACTGGGAGGACGCCTACGAGGCCGTCGCCGAGCGCGTCGACGAACTCGAAGCCTACGAGGGCCGCGCGACCGAGAGCGCCGAGACCCTCCTCGAGACCCTCGAGTTGCGCGACGAGATCATGCGCGAGGTGTCGACGGTCGCGGCCTACGCTCGCATGCGCCGCGACGAGGACACGACGAACCAGGAGTACCAGGCGCTGACGGCCCGGTCCCAGTCGCTGGCGGCCGACGCCCGATCGGCAGCGTCGTTCATCGACCCCGAAATCCAGACGCTGACCCGCGAGGAGTTCGACGCGATGGTCGAGGAGGTCTCCGCGCTCGAAACCTACGACCACTACGTCGACGACGTGCTTCGGATGAAGCCCCACACGCGCTCGGCCGAAGTCGAGGAACTGCTGGCGGACCTGAGCGAAGTGACGGGCGCGACGGGCGAGGTGTACCAGATGCTCTCGAACGCCGACATGGCGTTCCCGACGGTCGAGGATCCGCAGGGAGAATCCGTCGAGATCACCCAGAGCAACTTCACGAACCTGCTCAAGCGACCCGATCGAGACTTCCGGCAGCGCGTCTACGAGGGCTACTTCGACGAGTGGGAGTCGGTCCGAAACACGGTCGCAGCGAGTTACAAGAACAGCGTCAAAGCCGACGTCAAGACCGCGCGTGCGCGAAACTACGACACCGCTCGCGAAGCCGCCCTCGACGGCCCGAACGTCCCCGCAGCGGTCTACGACACACTCGTCGACACCGTCCACGACAACATCGATAAGCTCCACCACCACGCCGAGCTCAAGCGACAGGCACTCGACGTCGACGAACTGCAGATGTGGGACCTCTACATGCCTCTGACGGGTGATGAGGGCCCCGACCTCGAGTACGATCGGGCGACCGAGCACGTCGTCGAGGCGCTCGCACCGCTGGGCGAGGAGTACCAGTCCCGCGTCGCCGAGGGCCTCGACTCGCAGTGGGTCGACGTCTACGAGAACGAGGGCAAACAGTCCGGCGCGTACTCCGGCGGGACCTACGACACCCAGCCGTTCATCCTGCTGAACTACCAGCAGGACATCTCCTCGATGTACACGCTGGCCCACGAGCTCGGACACTCCATGCACTCCGAACTCACCAAGGACGAACAGCCCTACATCTACTCGAACTACGAGATCTTCGTCGCCGAGGTCGCCAGCACGGTCAACGAGGCCCTGCTGACCAACCACCTGCTCGAGACCGTCGACGACCCCGAGTTCCGGAAACACGTCCTCAACGAGTTCCTCGAGCGCGTGCGCTCGACGCTCTACCGACAGACCCTCTTCGCCGAATTCGAGCACGAGGCTCACCGGCTCGAGGAAGACGGCGAGCCCCTCACCGCCGACCGACTGGACGATCTCTACCGCGGACTGAAAGAAGACTACTACGAGCCCGCCGCGATCGACGACCGCATCGCGCGCGAGTGGATGCGCATCCCCCACTTCTACCGCGCGTTCTACGTCTACCAGTACGCGACCGGCATCTCGGCCGCGCTCGCGATCGTCGACGACGTCCTCGAGAACGGACAGCCTGCCGCCGAGGACTACCTCGACTTCCTCCGCCGGGGTTCCCGGGAGTACCCGCTCGAGCTCCTCCGAATCGCCGGCGTCGATATGAGCTCCTCCGAGCCGATCGACCGCCCGCTCGAGACCTACGGCGATCGACTCTCGGAGTTCGAGGCGCTGCTGGACTGA
- a CDS encoding NADH:flavin oxidoreductase, which translates to MTDTDDILFDAVDLGDETLANRVGLAPMTRTSATEDGRATAEMARYYAKFARGGFSVLITEGTHPDDAHSQGYDNQPGLATDEHVAAWRRVTDAVHEEGAPIFAQLMHAGALSQGNRYTDETVGPSAVQPKGEQLEMYGGDGEFPEPRELTSDDIDDVIEGFVAAAERAVKANFDGVEVHGANGYVLDQFLTTYTNRRDDEYGGDVENRIRLTAEVLEAVRDATPDDFVVGVRLSQSKVNDPDYRWPGGEDDAAVIFDAVSDAGADYIHVTEEDVTAPAFDEGPTLSELADRYGDAPVIANGGLEDTDAARATVEGGADLITLGTGALANPDWPTRVAEGRPLEAFDFGRILQPDAAIDESEVPAPADD; encoded by the coding sequence ATGACAGACACGGACGATATCCTGTTCGACGCGGTCGATCTCGGCGACGAGACGCTCGCGAACCGGGTCGGTCTCGCGCCGATGACGCGAACCAGCGCCACCGAGGACGGGCGAGCGACGGCCGAGATGGCCCGATACTACGCGAAGTTCGCCCGCGGAGGCTTCTCCGTCCTCATCACCGAGGGCACCCATCCAGACGACGCGCACAGTCAGGGCTACGACAACCAGCCCGGCCTCGCCACCGACGAGCACGTCGCGGCGTGGCGGCGAGTGACCGACGCCGTCCACGAGGAGGGCGCACCGATCTTCGCCCAGCTCATGCACGCCGGCGCGCTCTCCCAGGGGAACCGCTACACCGACGAGACGGTCGGTCCCTCGGCCGTGCAGCCGAAAGGCGAACAACTCGAGATGTACGGCGGCGACGGGGAGTTCCCCGAACCGCGGGAACTAACGAGCGACGATATCGACGACGTGATCGAGGGGTTCGTCGCCGCCGCGGAGCGCGCGGTGAAGGCGAACTTCGACGGCGTCGAGGTCCACGGCGCGAACGGCTACGTGCTGGACCAGTTCCTCACGACCTACACGAACCGGCGCGACGACGAGTACGGCGGGGACGTCGAGAATCGGATCCGCCTGACCGCGGAGGTACTCGAGGCGGTTCGGGACGCCACGCCCGACGATTTCGTCGTCGGTGTCCGCCTCTCCCAGAGCAAGGTCAACGACCCGGACTACCGCTGGCCCGGCGGCGAGGACGACGCTGCGGTCATCTTCGACGCGGTCTCCGACGCCGGTGCCGACTACATCCACGTCACAGAGGAGGACGTCACGGCACCGGCGTTCGACGAGGGGCCGACGCTCTCGGAACTCGCGGATCGGTACGGTGACGCACCCGTGATCGCCAACGGTGGACTCGAGGATACCGACGCGGCGCGAGCGACCGTCGAAGGGGGTGCAGACCTGATCACGCTCGGGACGGGCGCGCTCGCAAACCCCGACTGGCCGACCCGCGTCGCGGAGGGCCGCCCGCTCGAGGCGTTCGACTTCGGACGTATCCTCCAGCCCGACGCCGCCATCGACGAATCGGAAGTGCCGGCACCGGCGGACGACTAA
- a CDS encoding M28 family peptidase, giving the protein MNDSDPALELAIGRGWTDDRAWELLTRLTELPHRMGGSSSERRAAEIVREALSDAGLETVRIDEFPMQHWERGTTEFAVLEGAADDADRIDRSFEAIALPYAPAGDVEGPLVDIGYGTPEEIEDADLRGGIAVASTMTPSGQRFVHRMEKFGHAVAAGAKAFVFGNHVPGQLPPTGALKFDAEAAVPGIGVSAETHDWLVDYAERGARARLRVDATTREDSSQNVHGTLGPETGAEVLLLAHYDAHDIGEGALDNGCGIATVVGATAVLAAIEDELECSVRIAGVGCEEIGLLGAEALADELDLESVRAVVNVDGAGRFRNLRALSHGTEALADLADDVTDAVGHPVVHEPDPHPFSDHWPFLRAGVPTLQLHSEPPAGEERGRGWGHTTADTRDKVDPRNLREHAVLTALLVHELTARDVPRIDVDELRERLRDQEYESGMRAAEMWPAEWS; this is encoded by the coding sequence ATGAACGACAGCGATCCGGCCCTCGAGCTCGCGATCGGCCGTGGGTGGACCGACGATCGAGCCTGGGAGTTGCTCACCCGACTGACCGAACTTCCCCATCGGATGGGCGGTTCCAGCAGCGAGCGCCGGGCCGCCGAGATCGTCCGCGAAGCGCTCAGCGACGCGGGTCTCGAGACCGTGCGAATCGACGAGTTCCCGATGCAACACTGGGAGCGAGGGACGACCGAGTTCGCGGTACTCGAGGGGGCGGCGGACGACGCCGATCGAATCGACCGCTCGTTCGAGGCGATCGCGCTGCCGTACGCGCCGGCGGGCGACGTCGAGGGACCGCTCGTGGATATCGGCTACGGGACGCCCGAGGAGATCGAAGACGCGGATCTCCGAGGCGGGATCGCCGTCGCGAGCACGATGACGCCGTCCGGCCAGCGGTTCGTCCACCGGATGGAGAAATTCGGCCACGCCGTGGCAGCGGGAGCGAAGGCGTTCGTCTTCGGCAACCACGTCCCCGGCCAGTTGCCGCCGACGGGCGCGTTGAAGTTCGACGCCGAGGCCGCCGTTCCCGGCATCGGCGTCAGCGCCGAAACCCACGACTGGCTCGTCGACTACGCCGAGCGCGGCGCGCGGGCTCGACTTCGGGTCGACGCGACGACCCGGGAGGACTCGAGCCAGAACGTCCACGGAACGCTGGGTCCGGAAACGGGCGCGGAGGTGCTCCTCCTCGCTCACTACGACGCCCACGACATCGGGGAAGGCGCGCTGGACAACGGCTGTGGAATCGCGACCGTCGTCGGCGCGACCGCGGTCCTCGCGGCGATCGAAGACGAACTCGAGTGTTCCGTCCGGATCGCCGGCGTCGGCTGCGAGGAGATCGGCCTGCTGGGTGCGGAGGCGCTGGCCGACGAGCTGGACCTCGAGTCGGTCCGCGCGGTCGTCAACGTCGACGGTGCGGGGCGGTTTCGGAACCTGCGAGCGCTCTCCCACGGCACCGAGGCGCTCGCGGATCTCGCCGACGACGTGACCGACGCGGTCGGACACCCGGTCGTTCACGAGCCGGATCCGCATCCGTTCAGCGACCACTGGCCGTTTCTGCGGGCGGGGGTCCCGACACTGCAACTCCACAGCGAGCCGCCGGCTGGCGAGGAGCGAGGGCGGGGCTGGGGGCACACGACGGCGGACACGCGCGACAAGGTCGATCCCCGGAACCTCCGGGAACACGCGGTGCTGACGGCGTTACTCGTTCACGAGCTGACGGCTCGAGATGTGCCGCGGATCGACGTGGACGAGCTTCGCGAACGATTGCGCGACCAGGAGTACGAGTCCGGAATGCGCGCCGCGGAGATGTGGCCCGCGGAATGGTCGTAA
- the truA gene encoding tRNA pseudouridine(38-40) synthase TruA: MAPRAFRIAYDGTDYHGFQRQPDVPTVEDAIFDALRALDVLESDADKPDGYAAAGRTDAGVSALAQTIALEAPDWLAPRALNAELPADIRAWAAADAPEDFHATHHASRREYTYHLYAPAVEDGGVAHAVDDDRFHAACERLSGSHDVHNLTPDDHNTERSLALEANRDGDYLVVTVSAGGFARELVRRLVSLARAVGAGESSLAKIDRVLDPEPLPGHEGVAPAPPEPLVLTDVHYPDLAFEIDEAAAESARAVFDRRRIDRRTGARVTGQVADGMR, encoded by the coding sequence ATGGCTCCTCGCGCGTTCCGGATCGCCTACGACGGCACGGACTATCACGGCTTCCAGCGCCAGCCAGACGTCCCCACCGTCGAGGACGCGATTTTCGACGCCCTCCGCGCACTCGACGTTTTGGAGTCTGATGCGGACAAACCCGACGGCTACGCCGCCGCCGGCCGTACGGATGCGGGCGTCTCCGCACTGGCACAGACGATCGCGCTCGAGGCACCCGACTGGCTCGCGCCGCGAGCGCTGAACGCCGAGCTGCCGGCCGATATCCGTGCGTGGGCGGCGGCCGACGCGCCGGAAGATTTCCACGCAACCCATCACGCGAGCCGTCGGGAATACACGTACCATCTGTACGCACCGGCCGTGGAAGACGGGGGAGTCGCGCACGCCGTCGACGACGACCGATTCCACGCGGCCTGCGAGCGGCTCTCCGGCAGCCACGATGTCCACAATCTCACGCCCGACGACCACAACACCGAGCGCTCGCTCGCCCTTGAGGCGAACCGGGACGGGGACTACCTCGTCGTCACGGTCAGTGCTGGCGGGTTCGCACGAGAACTCGTCCGTCGGCTCGTCTCGCTCGCTCGCGCGGTCGGTGCCGGCGAGTCGTCCCTCGCGAAGATAGACCGCGTTCTCGACCCCGAGCCGCTCCCGGGCCACGAGGGAGTCGCACCCGCACCGCCCGAACCGCTGGTCCTGACCGACGTCCACTACCCGGATCTCGCGTTCGAGATCGACGAGGCGGCGGCCGAGAGCGCTCGAGCGGTGTTCGATCGCCGCCGCATCGACCGGCGAACGGGGGCTCGAGTCACCGGGCAAGTGGCGGACGGGATGCGCTGA
- a CDS encoding trimeric intracellular cation channel family protein produces MSQDVIGVLFGDPFAVMNAIGLVAFALVGSSKAIREEFDVFGILIVGLAMAFAGGATRDLLVTRVPLALQSPLEIGLGLLGVVLAIALSVVLSSPDTHPITLVADAIGLAAFATTGAIVATEAGVSAFGVVAIATINAVGGGAVADILLDRAPFILFEDFYASCAVLGGSAYWLAGTVGATESTAAVACAVVTVVTRLAAVTYNWHLPTVQKLGLLRD; encoded by the coding sequence GTGAGTCAGGACGTCATCGGAGTACTGTTCGGCGACCCGTTTGCCGTTATGAACGCGATCGGCCTGGTCGCGTTCGCACTCGTCGGGTCGTCGAAGGCGATTCGCGAGGAGTTCGACGTCTTCGGAATTCTCATCGTCGGGCTGGCGATGGCGTTTGCCGGTGGCGCAACGCGCGATCTCCTCGTCACACGAGTGCCGTTAGCACTCCAGTCCCCGCTCGAGATCGGTTTAGGACTACTCGGCGTTGTCCTGGCAATCGCTCTGAGCGTCGTTTTGTCGTCTCCAGATACGCATCCGATTACGCTCGTCGCGGACGCGATCGGACTCGCTGCCTTCGCGACGACCGGTGCTATCGTCGCGACTGAAGCGGGTGTGTCAGCGTTCGGTGTCGTCGCGATCGCGACGATCAACGCCGTCGGAGGGGGTGCGGTTGCGGATATCCTCCTCGATCGAGCCCCGTTCATCCTCTTCGAGGACTTCTATGCGAGTTGCGCCGTCCTCGGTGGAAGTGCGTACTGGCTCGCGGGAACGGTGGGGGCGACCGAGAGTACGGCTGCTGTCGCGTGTGCGGTCGTGACCGTTGTGACTCGGTTAGCCGCTGTCACGTATAACTGGCATCTCCCGACGGTACAGAAGTTGGGACTACTACGCGACTGA
- a CDS encoding DUF7344 domain-containing protein, with amino-acid sequence MSHLYSLSVPLTNMSNAGRFFKAIGNVQRRRLLVHMLSHNPEDDSKLYIGDMETTDEELAALLTEMEHTHLPLLEDYGFIDWDRENHVVTKGPRFDEISPLLEMMVRHRDELPEDWI; translated from the coding sequence ATGTCGCATCTTTACTCTCTTTCGGTTCCACTTACCAATATGTCCAACGCGGGTCGTTTTTTCAAAGCAATCGGGAACGTTCAACGCCGTCGATTGCTGGTCCACATGTTGTCTCACAACCCGGAGGACGACTCGAAACTCTACATCGGGGATATGGAGACGACTGACGAGGAACTGGCGGCGCTCCTCACCGAGATGGAACACACGCATCTCCCCCTGTTGGAAGACTACGGCTTCATCGACTGGGACAGGGAGAATCACGTGGTGACGAAGGGACCGCGGTTCGACGAAATCAGCCCGCTCCTGGAGATGATGGTACGGCACCGGGACGAACTTCCCGAGGATTGGATCTAA
- a CDS encoding asparaginase domain-containing protein, with product MADEYIHFVTTGGTIDKDYLTHKGTRNFTIDDPAVERILETIAPEPNFDYAVESIMKKDSLDADDDDRERIREACREAPGENVVVTHGSDTMIETARQLDCDKTVVLTGAARPQRMTDSDAAFNVGMAVGAVQSLDTGVYVAMSGSVYEHDEVEKREDGQFVSR from the coding sequence ATGGCGGACGAGTACATCCACTTCGTGACCACGGGCGGAACCATCGACAAGGACTACCTCACCCACAAGGGGACTCGCAACTTCACCATCGACGACCCCGCCGTCGAGCGGATCCTCGAGACGATCGCCCCGGAACCGAACTTCGACTACGCCGTCGAGTCGATCATGAAGAAAGACAGTCTCGACGCTGACGACGACGACAGGGAGAGAATACGCGAAGCGTGCAGGGAGGCACCGGGCGAGAACGTCGTCGTCACGCACGGGTCCGACACGATGATCGAAACGGCAAGACAACTGGACTGCGACAAGACCGTCGTTCTCACCGGGGCAGCGAGACCACAGCGGATGACCGACTCCGACGCGGCGTTCAACGTCGGGATGGCCGTGGGAGCAGTGCAATCGCTCGACACCGGCGTCTACGTGGCGATGAGCGGCAGCGTGTACGAACACGACGAGGTCGAGAAGCGCGAGGACGGACAGTTCGTCTCGCGGTGA
- a CDS encoding Na+/H+ antiporter NhaC family protein — MTTRQVLVSLFAGVWIGALLVAGWNPIAATALTMDWLVEVVRSPFDTKFIILILFMGAGAAFIYRSGGILALEHWIGDRVDTARDSQILTWLIGVFIFFDSYTSTVVTGNATRELSQENRSSREMHAYALDSTTSPVTTFGPVSNWIGFQVSMIITGFEAAQFTADELGVTAFGLFLRSIPWNIYCFMAFFMVGFIAITQRFFGPMLDAEWRSRTTGKTIRDDATPLSDVSADVGEPSEKNPSLVNFFAPIIVLLAVGLFSMWYLGGGHQPGVDIATAFQETDVALGLLHGAFAFMVTGFVGSLVYRTMDLEEASETIIDGFETMVIALAIIVLAWAIGHAAEQVGTAEFIVDVMVGSGVPGGFLPLIIFVAAMFVAFTTGTSWGTMAILTPLAIPLGYQLVGPSVLPVLVAVLFGGAIWGDHSSPISDTTVMSSIFAGSDHIDHVNTQIPFAATAAGVTMIVLVLYGFGLRSPIVALPLAFVLTAAAVLALNKLDARRKGLPEVMPTAEAIESGAVDVERIERGEVDGSNGSYDHLSLVPVTAVAVVVAYLALVFAFAALGG, encoded by the coding sequence ATGACAACCCGACAGGTGCTGGTGTCGCTGTTTGCCGGCGTCTGGATCGGAGCGCTGCTCGTCGCTGGCTGGAACCCGATCGCCGCCACGGCGCTGACGATGGACTGGCTCGTAGAGGTGGTCCGGTCGCCGTTCGACACGAAGTTCATCATCCTGATCCTATTCATGGGTGCCGGTGCGGCGTTCATCTACCGATCCGGCGGGATACTGGCGCTCGAGCACTGGATCGGCGACCGCGTAGACACGGCACGCGATTCGCAGATTCTCACCTGGCTGATCGGCGTGTTCATCTTTTTCGATTCGTACACCAGCACTGTCGTCACGGGCAACGCGACCCGGGAACTCTCCCAGGAGAATCGCTCCTCGAGGGAGATGCACGCGTACGCGCTCGACTCGACGACGTCGCCGGTGACGACGTTCGGACCGGTGTCGAACTGGATCGGGTTCCAGGTGTCGATGATCATCACCGGCTTCGAGGCGGCGCAGTTCACCGCCGACGAACTCGGCGTGACGGCGTTCGGACTGTTCCTTCGGTCGATCCCGTGGAACATCTACTGCTTCATGGCGTTCTTCATGGTCGGATTCATCGCGATCACGCAGCGGTTTTTCGGCCCGATGCTGGACGCCGAGTGGCGCTCACGGACGACCGGAAAGACGATTCGCGACGACGCAACGCCGCTGTCGGACGTCTCCGCGGACGTCGGCGAGCCAAGCGAGAAGAACCCCTCACTGGTGAACTTCTTCGCGCCGATCATCGTCCTGCTCGCGGTCGGCCTCTTCTCGATGTGGTACCTCGGCGGCGGACACCAACCCGGCGTCGATATCGCCACGGCGTTTCAGGAGACAGACGTCGCGCTCGGCCTGCTGCACGGCGCCTTCGCGTTCATGGTCACCGGGTTCGTCGGCTCGCTCGTGTACCGGACGATGGATCTTGAGGAGGCCAGCGAGACGATCATCGACGGCTTCGAGACGATGGTGATCGCGCTCGCGATCATCGTGCTCGCGTGGGCCATCGGCCACGCCGCCGAGCAGGTCGGGACCGCGGAGTTCATCGTCGACGTCATGGTCGGCAGCGGCGTCCCCGGCGGCTTCCTCCCGCTGATAATCTTCGTCGCCGCGATGTTCGTTGCGTTCACGACCGGGACGTCCTGGGGGACGATGGCGATCTTGACGCCGCTGGCGATCCCGCTGGGCTACCAGCTCGTCGGGCCCTCTGTGCTCCCCGTCCTGGTGGCGGTGCTGTTCGGCGGCGCCATCTGGGGGGACCACAGCTCACCGATCAGCGATACGACGGTGATGTCGTCGATCTTCGCCGGCTCCGACCACATCGACCACGTCAACACGCAGATTCCATTCGCCGCGACGGCCGCCGGCGTCACCATGATCGTCCTCGTGCTGTACGGCTTCGGGCTGCGGAGCCCGATCGTCGCCTTGCCGCTCGCGTTCGTGCTGACCGCCGCGGCGGTCCTCGCCCTCAACAAGCTCGACGCGCGGCGCAAGGGGCTCCCCGAGGTGATGCCGACCGCCGAAGCCATCGAGTCCGGCGCGGTCGACGTCGAGCGCATCGAACGCGGCGAGGTCGACGGAAGCAACGGCAGTTACGACCACCTGTCGCTGGTCCCGGTCACGGCGGTCGCCGTCGTCGTCGCGTACCTCGCGCTCGTGTTCGCGTTCGCGGCGCTCGGAGGCTGA
- a CDS encoding SDR family oxidoreductase yields the protein MSESLEQGTAIVTGASAGIGAATCYELAGAGANVVLAARSEDRLTNLADDLEAEYGVETLVVPTNVREEDDVDALIEETVETFGGIDVLVNNAGLARGSEVESLSTEGYETMQETNVDGVFYASRAAIPHIREREGHLIFVASFAGQHPRPANPVYAASKWWVRGFAKSLAAQIGDDGVGITIVNPAEVRSEFETPDGETFAERFDEDEASDPREVAEAIRFAASREGSSISELDITRRDKFTDTFH from the coding sequence ATGTCAGAGTCACTCGAGCAGGGAACGGCGATCGTCACGGGCGCGAGTGCCGGAATCGGTGCCGCGACCTGTTACGAACTCGCGGGCGCGGGCGCGAACGTCGTCCTTGCGGCCCGCAGCGAGGACCGGCTAACGAATCTCGCGGACGACCTCGAGGCGGAGTACGGCGTCGAGACGCTGGTCGTGCCGACGAACGTCCGCGAGGAGGACGACGTGGACGCGCTGATCGAGGAGACCGTCGAGACGTTCGGCGGCATCGACGTGCTGGTGAACAACGCCGGACTGGCCCGCGGGAGCGAGGTCGAATCCCTGTCGACCGAGGGGTACGAGACGATGCAGGAGACCAACGTCGACGGCGTCTTTTACGCCTCGCGGGCTGCGATTCCCCACATCCGCGAGCGCGAGGGGCACCTCATCTTCGTCGCCAGTTTCGCCGGCCAGCACCCGCGGCCGGCCAATCCGGTCTACGCCGCGTCGAAGTGGTGGGTCCGGGGCTTCGCCAAGAGCCTCGCGGCCCAGATCGGCGACGACGGCGTCGGGATCACGATCGTCAACCCGGCCGAGGTCCGCTCCGAGTTCGAGACGCCCGACGGCGAGACCTTCGCCGAGCGATTCGACGAGGACGAGGCCAGCGACCCGCGGGAGGTCGCCGAAGCGATCCGCTTCGCGGCGAGCCGCGAGGGCTCGAGCATCAGCGAACTCGATATCACCCGGCGGGACAAGTTTACCGACACGTTCCACTGA
- a CDS encoding carboxypeptidase M32 — MATDQAQSDASETDTYDRFEERVQRISNVGNAAGILGWDQEVMMPDEGTPARAQQLSTLSSISHELLTADETGDLLTELEGSDLESDQAAVLREIRRRYDRETSVPQELVEEISATSSNAHPKWKQAKADDDFEHFAPTLEKLVDLKREYAEHIDPDADPYAVLFADYEPYIDLETAEQILERLRENLVPLIDAVQDSDADLTTDAFAGEFDDDDQEALARDVLDSLGYDWGRGRLDTAPHPFSSGTQFDARVTTRFEEDDLLGSITSTIHEFGHANYTQGLPDDGYGTPLGEARDLSVHESQSRLWENHVGRSRPFWEHFLPIARERFPELEDVTPEDAYEAANQVHDDNLIRVEADELTYHLHIVIRFEIERDLIRGDLEVSEVPEVWNDKYEEYLGLRPETDSEGCLQDIHWSHGSFGYFSTYSLGSVLAAQLYAAAEDDRGSFDDDIRRGEFDELNGWLRENIHQHGKRYVTPDLIEQATGEGLTADHFLEYVESKYGELYDLSAY, encoded by the coding sequence ATGGCGACCGATCAGGCTCAAAGCGATGCGAGCGAGACCGACACGTACGACCGGTTCGAAGAGCGAGTCCAGCGCATCTCGAACGTCGGGAACGCCGCCGGCATTCTCGGATGGGACCAGGAAGTCATGATGCCCGACGAGGGAACCCCTGCCCGAGCACAACAGCTCTCGACGCTGTCCTCGATCAGTCACGAACTCCTGACCGCCGACGAAACCGGCGACCTGCTGACCGAGCTCGAGGGAAGCGACCTCGAGAGCGACCAGGCCGCGGTCCTCCGCGAGATCCGTCGGCGGTACGACCGCGAGACGAGCGTCCCGCAGGAACTCGTCGAAGAAATATCGGCGACGTCGTCGAACGCCCACCCCAAGTGGAAGCAGGCCAAGGCGGACGACGACTTCGAGCACTTCGCGCCGACCCTCGAGAAACTGGTCGACCTCAAGCGAGAGTACGCCGAGCACATCGATCCCGACGCCGACCCATACGCCGTGCTCTTCGCGGACTACGAGCCCTACATCGACCTCGAGACCGCAGAGCAGATTCTCGAGCGGCTGCGGGAGAACCTCGTCCCGTTGATCGACGCCGTTCAGGACAGCGATGCTGATCTCACCACGGACGCCTTCGCCGGAGAGTTCGACGACGACGATCAGGAGGCGCTCGCGCGCGACGTCCTCGATTCGCTGGGATACGATTGGGGCCGCGGTCGACTGGACACGGCACCCCATCCCTTCTCCTCCGGGACGCAGTTCGACGCCCGCGTGACGACCCGGTTCGAGGAGGACGATCTACTCGGATCGATCACCTCGACGATCCACGAGTTCGGCCACGCCAACTACACGCAGGGCCTCCCCGACGACGGCTACGGCACGCCGCTGGGCGAGGCGCGCGACCTCTCGGTCCACGAGTCCCAGTCCCGCCTCTGGGAGAACCACGTCGGCCGCTCCCGTCCCTTCTGGGAGCACTTCCTGCCCATCGCCCGCGAGCGCTTCCCCGAACTCGAGGACGTCACGCCCGAGGACGCCTACGAGGCGGCCAACCAGGTCCACGACGACAACCTCATTCGCGTCGAGGCGGACGAACTCACGTACCACCTCCACATCGTGATCCGGTTCGAGATCGAGCGCGACCTCATCCGGGGCGACCTCGAGGTCTCGGAGGTTCCCGAGGTCTGGAACGACAAGTACGAGGAGTACCTCGGCTTGCGGCCCGAGACGGATTCGGAGGGCTGCCTGCAGGACATTCACTGGTCCCACGGCTCCTTTGGCTACTTCTCGACGTATTCGCTAGGATCGGTGCTCGCGGCGCAGTTGTACGCCGCGGCGGAAGACGACCGTGGCTCCTTCGACGATGACATCCGGCGGGGCGAGTTCGACGAACTCAACGGCTGGCTGCGCGAGAATATCCACCAGCACGGCAAGCGCTACGTCACGCCCGACCTGATCGAGCAGGCCACCGGCGAGGGCCTGACCGCGGACCACTTCCTCGAGTACGTCGAGTCGAAGTACGGCGAACTGTACGACCTCTCGGCGTACTGA